In one Pseudodesulfovibrio tunisiensis genomic region, the following are encoded:
- a CDS encoding methyl-accepting chemotaxis protein — translation MSLFSRMSFRYKLVLGAAGMVAVSIVLLTGALLWQVQASLETLGQTSMKAFAESIYSMMEMQHNLLADKVRTDLNLMEEAIQAEGAPWLNLEDTVSVTLVNQITKEKESATIPSLEFGTRKVFQNYDLVDSVQAKVGGTATIFQVLPGKLLRISTNVKKLDGQRAVGTYIPDTSPVYKTIMKGETYYGIAYVVNAWYQTAYKPLKDWKGNIVGVIYVGRRILTPEFHKAVEAAKIGGKGYGFIYNDKSVFTLHPSLEGRKLSEYPAWEFFKGVTHGVVRYDFQGEDKAVFLRYFEPWGWYYGFSMTAHEMMHGVDVKVMTTGGIIAAVAVLVASLVIFIMINLLVRPLRQLVDFSNEAAKGNYDATIDYAVDDGIGKTIHAVQDMTREMKIKLGMSQGLLMGLTQPCIVVDLDERITFINQQELDLLQMEGEPSDFIGMKMSEFLYGDASRTTGLTECLTSGEACIGVPSSGTSRKGREYHVLVDSAPLKDLDGKLIGAFTILTETTELKQSEQRAMQQHEAIVTVARDSETIAEQLSSAADELAAQVEQAARGSEVQRERVAETATAMEQMNATVLEVARNASDAAENADSMREMASEGGSLVEEVVSSIRQVEERSEQLKASMADLDRQADGIGAIMQVIEDIADQTNLLALNAAIEAARAGEAGRGFAVVADEVRKLAEKTMDATKQVGSAVHEIQSGARQNVRATDDAVGAVQKSTELAIKAGQAMQEIQNVVDQSAQQVSSIATAAEEQSATSDEVNRATDEINIISSETATAMHESSKAIEDLARLANELKELIGRMQTGD, via the coding sequence ATGTCGTTGTTCTCTAGAATGTCGTTTCGCTACAAGCTTGTACTCGGCGCAGCGGGCATGGTCGCGGTGTCCATCGTCCTGCTGACCGGGGCCCTGCTCTGGCAGGTGCAGGCTTCACTGGAAACGCTCGGTCAGACATCCATGAAGGCATTTGCCGAGTCCATCTATTCCATGATGGAGATGCAGCACAATCTGCTGGCGGACAAGGTCAGGACCGATCTCAATCTCATGGAGGAGGCCATTCAGGCCGAGGGCGCGCCCTGGCTCAATCTGGAGGATACGGTTTCCGTGACTCTGGTGAACCAGATCACCAAGGAAAAGGAGTCCGCCACGATTCCTTCCCTGGAATTCGGCACCAGAAAGGTCTTCCAGAACTATGACCTCGTGGATTCGGTTCAGGCCAAGGTCGGCGGCACGGCCACCATTTTTCAGGTCCTGCCCGGAAAGCTCCTGCGCATCTCCACGAACGTGAAGAAGCTCGACGGCCAGCGCGCCGTGGGCACCTACATCCCGGATACAAGCCCGGTGTACAAGACCATCATGAAGGGCGAGACCTACTACGGCATCGCCTACGTGGTGAACGCCTGGTACCAGACCGCGTACAAGCCGCTCAAGGACTGGAAGGGCAACATCGTGGGCGTGATCTACGTGGGCCGCAGAATTCTTACCCCGGAATTCCACAAGGCCGTGGAGGCCGCCAAGATCGGAGGCAAGGGGTACGGGTTCATCTACAACGACAAGAGCGTGTTCACGCTGCATCCCTCTCTGGAAGGCAGGAAGCTTTCCGAATACCCGGCCTGGGAATTCTTCAAGGGCGTTACGCACGGCGTGGTCCGCTATGATTTTCAGGGCGAGGACAAGGCCGTTTTTCTCCGCTATTTCGAGCCGTGGGGCTGGTACTACGGCTTTTCCATGACTGCCCATGAAATGATGCACGGGGTGGATGTCAAGGTCATGACCACGGGTGGCATCATCGCCGCAGTTGCCGTGCTGGTCGCCAGTCTGGTGATCTTCATCATGATCAATCTGCTGGTTCGCCCGCTGCGGCAGCTTGTCGATTTCTCCAACGAGGCGGCAAAGGGAAATTACGACGCCACCATCGACTATGCCGTGGACGACGGCATCGGCAAGACCATCCACGCGGTTCAGGACATGACCCGGGAGATGAAGATCAAGCTCGGCATGTCCCAGGGGTTGCTCATGGGCCTGACCCAGCCCTGCATCGTGGTTGATCTGGACGAACGCATCACCTTCATCAATCAGCAGGAACTCGATCTGCTTCAGATGGAGGGTGAGCCGTCCGATTTCATCGGCATGAAGATGAGCGAATTCCTGTACGGCGATGCCTCGCGAACCACGGGCCTGACCGAATGTCTGACATCGGGCGAAGCCTGCATCGGCGTTCCCAGTTCGGGCACCAGCCGCAAGGGGCGCGAATATCACGTGCTGGTGGATTCCGCTCCGCTCAAGGATCTGGACGGCAAGCTCATCGGCGCATTCACGATCCTGACCGAAACCACGGAGCTCAAGCAGAGCGAACAGCGTGCCATGCAGCAGCACGAAGCCATCGTGACCGTGGCCCGGGATTCCGAAACCATTGCCGAACAATTGTCCTCGGCTGCCGATGAACTCGCGGCACAGGTGGAACAGGCCGCTCGGGGCAGCGAGGTGCAGCGCGAACGTGTTGCCGAAACTGCCACGGCCATGGAGCAGATGAACGCCACGGTTCTGGAGGTGGCCCGCAATGCCTCGGATGCTGCGGAAAACGCGGATTCCATGCGCGAGATGGCCTCCGAAGGCGGATCATTGGTCGAGGAAGTCGTCTCTTCCATCCGGCAGGTCGAGGAGCGCTCGGAACAGCTCAAGGCCAGCATGGCCGATCTTGACCGGCAGGCCGACGGCATCGGTGCAATCATGCAGGTCATCGAGGATATCGCGGACCAGACCAATCTGCTTGCCCTGAATGCGGCCATCGAAGCGGCCCGGGCTGGCGAGGCCGGACGCGGATTCGCGGTCGTGGCCGACGAGGTCCGCAAGCTTGCGGAAAAGACCATGGACGCCACCAAGCAGGTCGGCAGCGCGGTCCACGAAATCCAGAGCGGGGCGCGTCAGAACGTGCGCGCCACCGACGACGCCGTGGGCGCGGTCCAGAAGAGCACGGAACTCGCTATCAAGGCCGGACAGGCCATGCAGGAAATCCAGAACGTGGTGGATCAGTCCGCCCAGCAGGTCAGCTCCATCGCTACTGCGGCCGAGGAACAGTCCGCCACCAGCGACGAGGTCAATCGCGCTACCGACGAGATCAACATCATTTCCTCGGAAACCGCCACGGCCATGCACGAGTCCAGCAAGGCCATCGAAGACCTTGCCCGGCTTGCCAACGAACTCAAGGAACTCATCGGCAGAATGCAGACCGGAGATTGA
- a CDS encoding tRNA dihydrouridine synthase produces MNGFETIDPELVAQLARPLKIRGRQVANRLWLAPMAGLGHVAFREVLDGYGGCGLLFTEMCTARGLPTEKPSRSSVFRWREEELPRLVCQLMGGDPREMAEAAKRVEREGFFGVDVNMGCSVSGVVKRHAGADLLRHPDRAEAVVRAIREAVDIPMFVKFRTGWDSDPSGAVALARRFQEIGVDCLVFHPRVAPDRRTRPPELEHIRLVREAVDIPVIGNGNVCLPDDCARMLEATGCHGVSIGRMAVARPWLFAEWTGLGVPESDNPYLDLGLRVCDSLERHYDPTRAIKLYRKFLIYYAANFAYGHSLLSRLGKGTTMGAMRENLCELVRPDMSISRRPNALLFS; encoded by the coding sequence ATGAACGGTTTCGAGACGATTGACCCCGAGCTTGTGGCGCAATTGGCCCGGCCCCTGAAAATCCGGGGCAGGCAGGTGGCAAACCGGCTGTGGCTCGCGCCCATGGCCGGTTTGGGACATGTGGCGTTTCGCGAGGTGCTGGACGGATACGGCGGGTGCGGCCTGCTGTTCACGGAGATGTGCACGGCCCGGGGCCTGCCCACGGAAAAGCCGTCGCGGTCGAGCGTGTTCCGCTGGCGCGAGGAGGAACTGCCTCGGCTGGTGTGCCAGCTCATGGGCGGCGATCCTCGGGAAATGGCCGAGGCGGCGAAACGCGTGGAGCGGGAAGGATTCTTCGGGGTGGACGTGAACATGGGGTGCTCGGTGTCCGGCGTGGTCAAGCGCCATGCCGGGGCCGACCTGCTCCGCCATCCGGACCGGGCCGAAGCCGTGGTCCGGGCCATTCGCGAGGCCGTGGACATTCCGATGTTCGTCAAGTTCCGCACGGGCTGGGACAGCGATCCCTCGGGCGCGGTGGCTCTGGCCCGGCGCTTTCAGGAAATCGGGGTCGACTGTCTGGTGTTTCATCCCCGGGTCGCCCCGGACAGGCGGACCCGGCCGCCCGAGCTGGAACACATCCGGCTGGTGCGCGAGGCCGTGGACATCCCGGTGATCGGCAACGGCAACGTGTGTCTGCCCGATGACTGTGCCCGGATGCTGGAGGCCACGGGCTGTCACGGCGTGTCCATAGGCCGCATGGCCGTTGCCCGGCCGTGGCTGTTCGCCGAGTGGACCGGACTCGGCGTGCCGGAATCGGACAATCCCTATCTGGACCTGGGCCTGCGCGTGTGCGACAGTCTGGAGCGACATTACGACCCGACCCGCGCCATCAAGCTGTATCGGAAGTTCCTGATCTACTACGCGGCCAATTTCGCCTATGGCCACAGCCTGCTGTCCCGGCTGGGCAAGGGAACCACCATGGGCGCGATGCGCGAGAATCTGTGCGAACTCGTGCGGCCGGACATGTCGATTTCCCGGCGGCCCAATGCGCTGCTGTTTTCCTGA
- a CDS encoding cyclase family protein: MHVIDLSHTVVTDMPVYPGDDGVSVQRVREIGRDGYSLTNLSMSTHSGTHVDIAAHMHAEAPAMDWLGPANFAGWGAVLDLTHSPNRFIDADDFAPLAGMEGLDFILIRTGWDAKWGAPEYFRDHKYLTPTACRYLAGLDLKGIGMDFPSPDPLDSRDFAAHRLVLGAGLVAVENLANLGELPSEGFVFTALPLKIAGGDGSPVRAAAIVF, translated from the coding sequence ATGCACGTGATCGATCTTTCCCACACCGTGGTCACGGACATGCCCGTGTATCCGGGTGATGACGGCGTTTCCGTGCAACGCGTCCGCGAAATCGGGCGGGACGGGTATTCCCTGACGAATCTGTCCATGAGCACCCATTCGGGAACGCATGTGGACATTGCCGCGCACATGCATGCGGAGGCCCCGGCCATGGACTGGCTCGGCCCGGCAAACTTTGCGGGCTGGGGCGCGGTGCTGGACCTGACGCACAGCCCGAACCGGTTCATCGATGCGGACGATTTCGCGCCTCTGGCCGGCATGGAAGGGCTGGACTTCATCCTCATCCGCACGGGCTGGGACGCGAAATGGGGGGCGCCCGAGTATTTCCGGGACCACAAGTACCTGACGCCCACGGCCTGCCGGTATCTGGCCGGGCTGGACCTCAAGGGAATCGGCATGGACTTCCCCAGTCCGGACCCTTTGGACAGCCGGGATTTCGCGGCGCATCGACTGGTGCTTGGCGCCGGGCTGGTGGCCGTGGAAAATCTGGCCAATCTGGGCGAACTGCCGTCCGAGGGGTTCGTGTTCACGGCCCTGCCTCTGAAGATCGCCGGGGGAGACGGTTCCCCGGTGCGCGCCGCTGCCATCGTGTTCTGA
- a CDS encoding AI-2E family transporter gives MSLQTPSTLDRVARIFLWAVLVLGLLWLLQQLSDVLLPFAAALALAYMLNPLVSLVQRGVKSRGAAVGLTLVGVVGGLGATLWLVVPVMGREFARMGALLKGLVGNSELARKAAASLPPDLWEWLRELVQRPEVQEFFSDQGFVKLAETTAKKVLPGVWGVISGTADVVLGLVVIFVVLLYLVFLLADFGRIRSGWKDYLPERYRDATVEFANEFLDTMNRYFRSQFLIAMLTGILLATGFALIGLPLGIVLGLGIGLLNIAPYLSTIGILPVAFLGAVNALEAGHSVWLGMGLALGVMAAVQVIQDGFLVPRIQGRSMGLSPWMILLSLSLWGKLLGFLGLILALPMTCLCLAYYRRWLDSAGSRPKPTE, from the coding sequence ATGTCCTTGCAAACGCCTTCCACCCTTGACCGTGTCGCCCGCATCTTTCTGTGGGCCGTGCTCGTGCTCGGTCTGCTCTGGCTGCTTCAGCAGCTTTCCGACGTGCTTCTGCCGTTTGCCGCGGCATTGGCGCTGGCCTACATGCTCAACCCGCTGGTTTCGCTGGTGCAGCGCGGGGTGAAGAGCCGAGGCGCGGCCGTGGGCCTGACTCTGGTCGGCGTCGTGGGCGGCCTCGGAGCAACCCTGTGGCTGGTGGTTCCGGTCATGGGCCGGGAGTTCGCGCGCATGGGCGCCCTGCTCAAGGGACTGGTCGGCAATTCGGAGCTGGCCCGCAAGGCCGCGGCCAGCCTGCCCCCGGACCTGTGGGAATGGCTGCGCGAACTGGTTCAGCGGCCCGAAGTGCAGGAATTCTTTTCGGATCAGGGATTCGTCAAACTGGCCGAGACAACGGCAAAAAAGGTGCTGCCCGGAGTCTGGGGCGTGATTTCGGGCACGGCGGACGTGGTTCTGGGGCTGGTGGTGATCTTCGTGGTGCTGCTCTATCTGGTCTTCCTGCTCGCGGATTTCGGCAGGATTCGAAGCGGGTGGAAGGACTATCTCCCGGAACGCTACCGCGATGCGACCGTGGAATTCGCAAACGAATTTCTGGACACCATGAACCGCTATTTCCGCAGCCAGTTCCTCATCGCCATGCTGACGGGAATCCTGCTGGCCACGGGATTCGCGCTCATAGGTCTGCCTCTGGGCATTGTTCTGGGACTGGGCATCGGCCTGCTCAACATCGCGCCCTACCTGTCCACCATCGGCATCCTGCCCGTGGCCTTTCTCGGGGCCGTGAACGCGCTGGAGGCCGGCCATTCGGTCTGGCTGGGAATGGGGCTGGCGCTGGGCGTCATGGCTGCGGTGCAGGTGATTCAGGACGGATTTCTGGTGCCGCGCATCCAGGGCAGGAGCATGGGCCTTTCCCCGTGGATGATCCTGCTTTCCCTGTCCCTGTGGGGCAAGCTGCTGGGTTTTCTGGGCCTGATTCTGGCCCTGCCCATGACCTGCCTGTGTCTGGCCTACTACCGACGCTGGCTGGACAGCGCGGGTTCAAGGCCGAAACCAACGGAATGA
- the chrA gene encoding chromate efflux transporter, with protein MIKPSLLELFFRFFRLGLTAFGGPAMIPYIRRLAVERHEWLDEGTFRLGMSVTQLIPGATAMQMAAYVGLRARGGAGALAAYSGFALPAFLLMLGLTVLYFSARDIVWIRSGFAGLQLVVIALIGNAAFNFSRKYLDSARAWLLAVLAGVWLGFKGDPVLALVVVCTLAVFLFRRDQGGPPPSNVSGARANLRWAVIFLAGLLGLLAILAAIDPKLLGLSALMMKIDSFAFGGGYVSVPLMLHEVVEARAWMSQSTFMDGIALGQLTPGPIVITGTFVGYAVAGFPGAILATISVFGPSLVFLCAVTPFADRLAASPVARRVLHGSLITLVGLMAAVTVRFAMDVHWGVLEVLFTLAALAALRKGVDILWVVLACAALSPLLF; from the coding sequence ATGATCAAGCCTTCCCTGCTCGAACTCTTTTTCCGTTTTTTTCGCCTCGGCCTGACCGCATTCGGCGGTCCGGCAATGATTCCCTACATCCGCAGGCTGGCCGTGGAGCGGCATGAGTGGCTCGACGAGGGCACCTTTCGGCTGGGCATGTCCGTGACCCAGCTCATTCCCGGGGCCACGGCCATGCAGATGGCTGCCTACGTGGGCCTGCGTGCTCGGGGAGGCGCGGGGGCGCTCGCCGCCTATTCCGGGTTCGCCCTGCCTGCGTTCCTGCTCATGCTCGGCCTGACCGTCCTCTATTTCTCGGCCCGTGATATCGTCTGGATCAGAAGTGGATTCGCAGGACTGCAACTCGTGGTCATTGCGCTGATCGGCAATGCCGCATTCAATTTTTCCCGCAAGTATCTGGATTCGGCCCGGGCATGGCTGCTTGCCGTGCTTGCCGGGGTATGGCTCGGATTCAAGGGTGACCCGGTGCTTGCTCTGGTCGTGGTGTGCACACTCGCCGTGTTCCTGTTTCGCCGGGATCAGGGCGGACCACCCCCATCGAACGTTTCGGGCGCAAGGGCCAATCTGCGCTGGGCCGTGATCTTTCTGGCCGGGCTGCTCGGCCTGCTTGCGATTCTGGCCGCGATCGATCCGAAGCTGCTCGGCCTGTCCGCGCTCATGATGAAGATCGACAGCTTCGCGTTTGGCGGCGGGTATGTGTCCGTGCCCCTGATGCTGCATGAAGTCGTGGAGGCCCGGGCATGGATGTCCCAGTCCACGTTCATGGACGGCATTGCTCTGGGCCAGCTCACTCCCGGGCCCATCGTGATCACCGGAACCTTTGTGGGGTATGCCGTGGCCGGATTTCCCGGCGCGATTCTGGCCACGATTTCCGTGTTCGGGCCGTCGCTGGTGTTTCTGTGCGCGGTCACGCCGTTTGCGGACAGGCTGGCCGCATCGCCCGTGGCGCGCCGCGTGCTGCACGGCAGCCTCATCACCCTTGTGGGGCTCATGGCCGCCGTGACCGTCCGCTTTGCCATGGACGTGCATTGGGGAGTGCTGGAGGTGCTTTTCACGCTGGCTGCGCTCGCGGCCCTGCGCAAGGGCGTGGACATCCTCTGGGTGGTGTTGGCCTGTGCCGCGCTTTCCCCCCTGCTGTTTTGA
- a CDS encoding sensor histidine kinase has translation MAGSGPPEGEIAQPYHYLSSDEERFEYVTERIRDKLADYDGYDFSMVQVRALNIFFELSQELRGRQMFYAVCMMLPRILFDLDSAIYILEDEETFSLAGTSGPSSVHPSTRGWDEVFREHPVQAGDTMFIPIPCNPGYTDLLPFEPPHNIIGNFQLSPCRDLPGHVQLFLEKYVNRIGFQLHHRIIRARNREHITFIKNLVQDIGHNVIVPNMYFKLYFNRLQRGIKDLHLQVQEVLALMAECGSDDCIRTGNSLARTTAGIEAQYQEIYRHYEATSMFLETLLRQRHFEEGRYVLEKHAYNLRTHVLEPQLERYAQSFEDRGIQVGCALGGPPDQVVRVVMDRGLISQVVANFFSNAVKYTEEGNLPDGSRGKHLSYGWKIIKDFFGKEVPAVKVWVTTTGAPLKLDDPMTVFQPGFRADNVQREEGSGRGLYFVRQVVELHHGKVGYSYRNGANEFHFILPLVQFAE, from the coding sequence ATGGCCGGATCAGGCCCGCCCGAAGGCGAAATCGCACAGCCGTATCATTATCTGTCCAGCGACGAGGAACGCTTCGAATACGTGACCGAACGCATCCGCGACAAGCTGGCGGATTATGACGGGTACGACTTCTCCATGGTTCAGGTTCGGGCCCTGAACATCTTTTTCGAGCTGAGTCAGGAGCTGCGCGGTCGGCAGATGTTCTATGCCGTGTGCATGATGCTGCCCCGCATCCTGTTCGATCTGGACAGCGCCATCTACATTCTGGAGGACGAGGAGACCTTTTCCCTTGCCGGGACCTCGGGACCGTCCTCGGTCCATCCGTCCACGCGCGGCTGGGACGAAGTCTTTCGCGAGCATCCGGTTCAGGCCGGGGACACGATGTTCATCCCCATTCCCTGCAATCCCGGGTACACGGACCTGCTCCCCTTTGAACCTCCCCACAACATCATCGGCAATTTCCAGCTTTCGCCCTGCCGGGATCTGCCCGGCCATGTCCAACTGTTTCTGGAAAAATACGTGAACCGCATCGGGTTCCAGTTGCATCATCGCATCATTCGGGCCCGGAATCGGGAGCACATCACGTTCATCAAGAATCTGGTGCAGGACATCGGGCACAACGTGATCGTGCCCAACATGTATTTCAAGCTGTATTTCAACCGATTGCAGCGCGGCATCAAGGACCTGCATCTTCAGGTGCAGGAAGTGCTGGCCCTGATGGCCGAGTGCGGCAGCGACGACTGCATCCGGACCGGGAACTCCCTGGCCCGGACAACGGCGGGCATCGAGGCCCAGTATCAGGAAATCTACCGCCATTACGAAGCCACGAGCATGTTTCTGGAGACCCTGCTCAGGCAGCGGCATTTCGAGGAAGGTCGGTATGTGCTGGAAAAGCATGCCTACAACCTGCGTACCCATGTGCTGGAGCCGCAGCTCGAACGCTATGCCCAGAGTTTCGAGGACCGGGGCATACAGGTGGGGTGTGCACTGGGCGGCCCGCCGGATCAGGTGGTGCGCGTGGTCATGGACCGGGGCCTGATTTCCCAGGTGGTGGCGAATTTCTTTTCCAATGCGGTCAAGTACACGGAGGAGGGCAACCTGCCGGATGGCTCCAGAGGCAAGCATCTTTCCTACGGCTGGAAGATCATCAAGGATTTCTTCGGCAAGGAGGTTCCCGCTGTCAAGGTGTGGGTCACCACCACGGGCGCACCCCTGAAGCTTGACGATCCCATGACCGTGTTCCAGCCCGGATTCCGCGCGGACAACGTGCAGCGCGAGGAAGGATCAGGCCGGGGACTCTATTTCGTACGGCAGGTGGTGGAACTGCATCACGGCAAGGTCGGATACAGCTACCGCAACGGGGCCAACGAATTCCATTTCATTCTTCCGCTTGTCCAGTTTGCGGAGTGA
- a CDS encoding asparaginase: protein MTETRLPGEIAIFFTGGTIGMCPVKGAHGVAPGGNFENLLSEMSPDENLRLRPIDWSDKPSPHMTPQDMFRLARDVEAALAEDSVLGAVILHGTDVLVESAYMCDLVVDSDKPVILTGSMRYYSESGYDGIRNLINAVRACLLPLPPRTGACVLMTDRLFAAREAVKVNSLNVGAFESREAGVVGYVAGTSVVLAGCPLSARPRHKISPAAIEPDVMLLTCYTGMNRSLIDHARSLGIKGLVIEGFGAGNVPPAIVPAIEDCIRNGIPVVLATRCIEGGVWPVYGYPGGGADLLDKGVILCGRLGGPKARVRLMCALGLTRDMNAIRELFEED, encoded by the coding sequence ATGACCGAGACACGTTTACCCGGCGAAATTGCAATCTTTTTCACTGGCGGCACCATAGGCATGTGCCCGGTCAAGGGCGCGCACGGTGTGGCCCCGGGCGGGAATTTCGAGAACCTGCTGAGCGAGATGTCCCCGGACGAGAACCTGCGTCTGCGGCCCATCGACTGGTCGGACAAGCCCAGCCCGCACATGACGCCGCAGGACATGTTCCGGCTGGCCCGGGACGTTGAAGCCGCACTCGCCGAAGACTCCGTGCTTGGCGCGGTCATCCTGCACGGCACCGACGTGCTCGTGGAGTCCGCGTACATGTGCGATCTCGTGGTGGACTCGGACAAGCCCGTGATCCTGACCGGGTCCATGCGCTACTATTCCGAATCCGGGTACGACGGCATCCGCAACCTGATCAATGCGGTGCGCGCCTGCCTGCTGCCCCTGCCCCCGCGCACCGGAGCGTGCGTGCTCATGACCGACCGGCTGTTCGCCGCGCGCGAAGCGGTCAAGGTCAACTCCCTGAACGTGGGCGCCTTCGAGTCTCGCGAGGCTGGCGTCGTGGGCTATGTGGCCGGCACCTCGGTCGTGCTTGCAGGCTGCCCGCTCTCGGCACGGCCCAGACACAAGATCAGCCCGGCTGCCATCGAGCCGGACGTCATGCTGCTGACCTGCTACACCGGGATGAACCGATCACTTATCGATCATGCAAGAAGCCTTGGAATCAAGGGACTTGTCATTGAGGGCTTCGGTGCCGGAAACGTGCCGCCCGCCATTGTCCCGGCCATTGAGGACTGCATTCGGAACGGCATTCCCGTGGTGCTCGCCACCCGCTGCATCGAGGGCGGAGTCTGGCCCGTGTACGGCTACCCCGGCGGCGGGGCCGACCTGCTGGACAAGGGCGTGATCCTCTGCGGCAGACTCGGCGGTCCCAAGGCGCGCGTCCGACTCATGTGCGCCCTCGGACTCACTCGCGACATGAACGCCATCCGCGAACTCTTCGAGGAGGATTGA
- a CDS encoding tetratricopeptide repeat protein yields MRVPVVSLCLILCLLAGLSGCAGQRQPHPGATPDPARSERMQREAEAAEALEKAMQLYHNGEFLDSEAAEAYLSRAIELDPTELRARYFRALTLAALDREPEALEDVNAIVERKPDDLSARYLRGVLLFRRGDFQAALADFSHCVRLDSGLAEAYAQRGAAYAKLKRYEDAVDDFTQSLAMSPANYEAYFNRGLANMVLERNEQALHDFSQAVTLRPDSLDAIMARGEMLLRLKQFATAASNFQRAVYLDPASHVALSKLAECLAGTARYAEAAEAVAKAEALARAEDDTEAEAGYRTRFRTYARAAKNPPAPEPSRPSEPASPAETPEPAPAS; encoded by the coding sequence ATGCGAGTTCCCGTTGTTTCCCTGTGTCTGATTCTCTGCCTGCTGGCAGGGCTTTCGGGCTGTGCCGGACAGCGCCAGCCCCACCCCGGTGCCACCCCCGACCCGGCCCGGTCCGAACGCATGCAGCGCGAAGCCGAGGCTGCGGAGGCGCTGGAAAAGGCCATGCAGCTGTATCACAACGGCGAATTTCTGGATTCCGAGGCAGCCGAGGCGTATCTGAGCCGGGCCATCGAACTGGACCCCACCGAATTGCGCGCCCGGTATTTCCGTGCCCTGACCCTTGCCGCGCTGGACCGCGAGCCCGAAGCACTGGAAGACGTGAACGCCATTGTGGAACGCAAGCCCGACGACCTTTCGGCCCGGTACCTGCGCGGCGTGCTTCTGTTCCGACGCGGGGACTTTCAGGCCGCGCTTGCGGATTTCTCCCACTGCGTCCGGCTGGACTCGGGGCTGGCCGAAGCCTATGCCCAGCGCGGGGCAGCCTATGCCAAGCTCAAGCGCTACGAGGATGCAGTGGACGACTTCACCCAGTCCCTGGCCATGTCGCCAGCCAATTACGAGGCCTATTTCAACCGGGGCCTCGCCAACATGGTGCTGGAACGCAACGAGCAGGCCCTGCACGACTTTTCCCAGGCCGTGACCCTGCGTCCCGACTCGCTTGATGCGATCATGGCCCGGGGCGAGATGCTCCTGCGCCTCAAGCAGTTCGCGACTGCGGCCAGCAATTTCCAACGCGCCGTGTATCTGGACCCGGCAAGCCATGTCGCGCTTTCCAAGCTGGCGGAATGCCTTGCCGGAACAGCCCGCTATGCCGAGGCTGCCGAAGCCGTGGCCAAGGCCGAGGCTCTTGCCCGGGCCGAGGACGATACCGAGGCCGAAGCCGGATACCGTACACGGTTCAGGACCTATGCGCGTGCCGCGAAGAATCCGCCCGCGCCCGAACCTTCCAGGCCGTCCGAACCAGCCAGCCCGGCCGAAACTCCGGAGCCTGCGCCCGCATCCTGA